A stretch of Salvelinus alpinus chromosome 4, SLU_Salpinus.1, whole genome shotgun sequence DNA encodes these proteins:
- the LOC139572633 gene encoding protocadherin alpha-8-like, producing MGDGGQRRRWEYCWVLLYFSLLLCLGEVSAQIRYSIPEEVKEGSVVGNVAKDLGLDVSTLVERRFRIVSGSKDALFHVNQNNGVLYVHENIDREELCDGNNACLINLKFAVENPLEIHYVSVEIMDINDHSPIFPEKDQYLEMPENTFPGARFELQTARDVDVGPNSVRLYKLGQNAHFELQLIDSGEGDKIPFLILQKPLDREQNTKHMLLLTALDGGNPPKSGTLNITVTVLDVNDNRPICTQDEYSVTLPENALNGTIVIRVNATDADDGQNGVVEYTLGRTIKRKIHDIFELDHVTGEIQVKGQVDFEEKEVYRLNVQASDKGQPPTSVDCRVIIKIGDVNDNQPEIDVTSLSNTVSEDSKPGTVISLISVTDKDSGINGKVISSISEDMPFELKPSFQENVYSIVTKGRLDRELVSHYDITITATDCGQPPLSTFKTLSIQISDVNDNSPEFSQNPLQLYLVENNALGASIFSVSASDKDLNENAAISYHIVRGEGTQNDMASFLNINSDNGHISALKSFDFESLKTFQFQVVATDSGTPSQSTNVTVNVFILDQNDNAPVILYPVSANGSAEGVEEIPRNVNAGHLVTKVRAYDADIGYNGWLLFSLQEVTDHSLFALDRYTGQIRTLRSFTETDEAEHKLVILVKDNGNVSLSATATVIIKVVEPKEAFAASDVKSAVKDEEENSVTFYLIITLGSVSTLFLISIIVLIVMQCSKPTDYSSKYLQDVNNDGTLCHSIQYRSGDNRYMLVGPRMSIGSTIVPGSNGNTLVIPEHRSRASGEWF from the exons ATGGGAGACGGAGGACAAAGGCGCAGATGGGAGTACTGCTGGGTTCTTCTGTATTTCTCTTTGCTGCTCTGCTTGGGGGAGGTTTCAGCACAGATAAGGTACTCTATTCCAGAGGAGGTGAAAGAGGGGTCCGTTGTTGGAAATGTTGCTAAGGATTTGGGTCTTGACGTCAGTACTTTGGTGGAGAGACGGTTTCGTATTGTTTCTGGATCTAAGGACGCTCTTTTCCACGTAAATCAGAACAATGGcgtcttgtatgttcatgaaAATATCGACAGAGAGGAGCTCTGTGATGGCAATAATGCATGCTTGATAAACCTCAAATTCGCAGTTGAAAATCCCCTTGAAATACACTACGTCAGCGTAGAAATAATGGATATAAATGATCACTCTCCTATTTTCCCCGAAAAAGATCAGTATCTAGAAATGCCAGAAAATACATTTCCAGGTGCGCGATTCGAACTTCAGACTGCGCGAGACGTAGACGTTGGACCCAATTCTGTTCGTTTGTATAAGTTAGGTCAAAATGCACATTTTGAACTACAGTTAATTGATAGTGGTGAAGGTGACAAAATACCATTTTTAATTTTGCAGAAGCCATTGGATAGAGAGCAAAACACCAAACATATGCTATTACTTACAGCGCTAGACGGAGGGAATCCACCTAAGTCAGGCACCTTGAATATCACTGTTACTGTTCTTGATGTAAATGACAACCGTCCCATCTGCACCCAAGACGAATACTCAGTAACATTGCCTGAGAACGCTCTAAATGGAACTATTGTCATCAGAGTAAACGCCACAGATGCTGACGATGGCCAAAATGGAGTAGTGGAATACACACTAGGCAGAACTATAAAGCGTAAAATACATGACATCTTTGAATTAGATCACGTAACTGGTGAAATTCAAGTCAAAGGCCAGGTGGATTTTGAAGAAAAGGAGGTTTACAGGTTAAATGTACAGGCGTCTGATAAGGGACAACCTCCAACAAGTGTTGATTGTAGAGTTATTATTAAAATAGGAGATGTTAATGATAACCAACCAGAAATAGATGTGACGTCCCTCTCGAACACGGTGTCTGAAGATTCTAAACCAGGAACTGTTATTTCTCtcatcagtgtaacagataaagATTCCGGGATTAATGGTAAAGTCATTTCTAGTATATCTGAAGACATGCCATTTGAATTAAAACCTTCATTTCAGGAGAATGTGTATTCGATCGTCACAAAGGGGCGCTTAGATCGAGAACTCGTgtcccattatgacatcacaataacagcCACTGACTGTGGTCAGCCTCCTCTGTCCACATTCAAAACTCTGAGCATCCAGATATCAGATGTGAACGATAACAGTCCAGAATTCTCCCAAAACCCCCTTCAGCTGTACTTAGTGGAAAATAACGCCCTGGGTGCATCCATATTCTCTGTGAGCGCCTCTGATAAAGACTTGAATGAAAACGCCGCAATTTCATATCACATAGTTAGAGGAGAAGGGACGCAGAATGATATGGCTTCTTTTCTGAATATAAATTCTGATAATGGACATATTTCCGCGCTAAAAAGTTTTGATTTTGAATCCCTCAAAACTTTCCAATTCCAAGTTGTAGCTACAGACTCTGGAACTCCATCACAAAGCACCAACGTCACAGTGAACGTGTTCATTCTGGATCAGAACGACAACGCTCCAGTGATCTTGTATCCAGTCAGCGCTAACGGTTCTGCTGAAGGTGTGGAGGAGATTCCCCGCAATGTGAACGCAGGCCATTTGGTGACTAAAGTGAGAGCCTATGACGCTGATATAGGATATAACGGCTGGTTATTATTTTCACTGCAGGAAGTTACTGACCACAGTCTCTTTGCTTTGGACCGCTATACAGGACAGATAAGGACACTTCGATCATTCACAGAGACAGACGAGGCTGAGCATAAACTGGTCATACTGGTAAAAGACAATGGGAACGTTTCACTGTCAGCAACAGCTACGGTGATTATCAAGGTTGTGGAGCCCAAAGAGGCTTTTGCAGCTTCTGATGTTAAAAGCGCAGTaaaagacgaggaggagaacagcgttacattttatttgatcattACTTTGGGGTCTGTTTCAACGCTTTTTCTCATCAGTATCATCGTGTTGATTGTAATGCAGTGCTCCAAACCCACAGACTATTCCTCCAAGTATTTACAAGATGTGAATAACGACGGGACACTGTGCCACAGCATCCAGTACAGATCCGGAGACAATCGGTACATGTTAGTTGGACCCAGAATGAGTATAGGTTCTACTATTGTCCCGGGCAGCAATGGAAATACTCTAGTGATACCCGAACACAGGAGCAGAGCTTCTGGAGAG TGGTTCTGA
- the LOC139572634 gene encoding protocadherin beta-15-like translates to MGGGGQRRRWEYWWVAVRFSLLLCFGEHVSAQIRYSIPEEVKEGSVVGNVAKDLGLDVSTLVERRFRIVSESDEALFQANQNNGVLYVRKNIDREELCDGNGVCSIDLKVVVENPLEVHYVGIEITDVNDHSPSFAEKYLHLDIAENTPPGTRFELQTARDADVGLNSVRIYKLSSDAHFELELIDNGDEDKVPFLIIRKAIDREQNAMYSFILTAIDGGNPPRSGTLNVTVTILDTNDNRPICGKDLYTVTIQENAPIGTPVLTIKATDTDEGQNGEIEYALGRNIKRKVHATFHLNSLTGEIRVIGPVDFEENEFYKLTVQASDKGQPPLSVDCRVVITITDVNDNKPEIGVTSLSNMISEDSKPGTVISLISLTDKDSGNNGKVLLKISENIPFELKPSFKENVYSFVTKGRLNRELFSHYDVTITATDFGQPPLSTSKTLSVQISDVNDNSPEFTPNPLELYLVENNAPGRAIFSVSASDKDLNENSAISYHIVRGEGTQNDMASFLNINSDNGHISALKSFDFEILKTFQFQVVATDSGTPSLSSNVTVNVYILDQNDNAPVILYPVSANGSAEGVEEIPRNVKAGHLVTKVRAYDADIGYNGWLLFSLQEVTDHSLFALDRYTGQIRTLRSFTETDEAEHKLVILVKDNGNVSLSATATVIIKVVEPKEAFVASDVKSSVKDEEENSVTFYLIITLGSVSTLFVISIIVLVVMQCSKPTDYSSKYLQDTNNDGTLCHSIQYRSGDKRYMLVGPRMSIGSTIVPGSNGNTLVLSEHGRASGEVRAVLRVALSSFYKYYIVSVFFCSVLPYINVVTRT, encoded by the exons atgggaggaggaggacaaaGGCGCAGATGGGAATACTGGTGGGTTGCTGTGCGTTTCTCTCTGCTGCTGTGCTTCGGAGAGCATGTTTCAGCACAGATAAGGTACTCTATTCCAGAGGAGGTGAAAGAGGGATCTGTTGTTGGAAATGTTGCTAAGGATTTGGGTCTTGACGTCAGTACTTTGGTGGAGAGACGGTTTCGTATCGTTTCTGAATCTGATGAAGCTCTTTTCCAGGCAAATCAGAACAATGGCGTCTTGTACGTTCGTAAGAATATCGATAGAGAGGAGCTGTGTGATGGCAATGGCGTGTGTTCGATAGACTTAAAAGTCGTTGTTGAAAACCCCTTAGAGGTCCATTATGTGGGTATAGAAATAACGGATGTAAATGACCACTCGCCCAGTTTTGCTGAGAAATATCTACATTTAGACATAGCAGAAAATACCCCTCCTGGGACGCGCTTTGAACTCCAGACTGCACGTGATGCAGATGTAGGTTTGAATTCTGTGCGCATTTACAAGTTAAGTAGTGATGCTCATTTTGAATTGGAGTTAATTGATAATGGGGACGAAGACAAAGTTCCATTTTTAATCATAAGGAAAGCCATTGACAGAGAACAAAATGCAATGTATTCGTTCATTTTGACAGCTATAGATGGAGGCAACCCCCCAAGATCAGGTACTTTAAATGTCACAGTAACTATTCTTGATACAAACGACAATCGTCCAATTTGTGGGAAAGATCTTTACACTGTAACAATCCAGGAAAATGCACCCATTGGAACACCTGTATTAACCATAAAGGCCACTGATACAGATGAGGGACAAAATGGCGAAATTGAATATGCACTTGGTCGAAACATTAAGCGCAAAGTTCATGCCACGTTTCATTTGAACAGTCTTACTGGTGAAATTCGTGTCATAGGTCCAGTAGACTTTGAAGAGAATGAGTTCTACAAACTAACAGTGCAAGCCTCTGATAAAGGACAACCCCCATTATCAGTTGACTGTAGAGTTGTCATCACGATAACGGATGTAAATGATAATAAACCAGAAATAGGGGTGACGTCGTTGTCTAACATGATATCTGAGGATTCGAAGCCTGGAACGGTCATATCTCTAATTAGTTTAACGGATAAAGACTCTGGTAACAACGGTAAAGTCCTACTGAAAATATCGGAGAATATCCCTTTTGAGTTAAAACCGTCATTTAAGGAGAATGTCTATTCCTTTGTCACAAAGGGGCGTTTAAATCGAGAACTTTTTTCCCATTATGACGTCACAATAACAGCTACTGATTTTGGTCAGCCTCCTCTGTCCACATCCAAAACTCTGAGCGTCCAGATATCAGATGTGAACGATAACAGTCCAGAATTCACCCCAAACCCCCTTGAGCTGTACTTAGTGGAAAATAACGCCCCTGGCAGAGCAATATTCTCTGTAAGCGCCTCTGATAAAGACTTAAATGAAAATTCTGCGATTTCATATCACATAGTTAGAGGTGAAGGGACACAAAATGATATGGCTTCTTTTCTGAACATCAATTCTGATAACGGACATATTTCAGCTCTAAAAAGCTTTgactttgaaatcctcaaaactTTCCAATTCCAAGTTGTTGCTACAGACTCTGGAACTCCGTCACTAAGCAGTAACGTCACAGTCAACGTGTACATTCTGGATCAGAACGACAACGCTCCAGTGATCTTATATCCAGTCAGCGCTAACGGTTCCGCTGAAGGTGTGGAGGAGATTCCCCGCAATGTGAAGGCAGGCCATTTGGTGACTAAAGTGAGAGCATATGACGCTGATATAGGATATAACGGCTGGTTATTATTTTCACTGCAGGAAGTTACTGACCACAGTCTCTTTGCTTTGGACCGCTATACAGGACAGATAAGGACACTTCGGTCATTCACAGAGACAGACGAGGCTGAGCATAAACTGGTCATACTGGTAAAAGACAATGGGAACGTTTCACTGTCAGCAACAGCTACTGTGATTATCAAGGTTGTGGAGCCCAAAGAGGCTTTTGTAGCTTCTGATGTTAAAAGCTCAGTaaaagacgaggaggagaacagcgttacattttatttgatcattACTTTGGGTTCAGTTTCAACGCTTTTTGTCATCAGCATCATCGTGTTGGTTGTAATGCAGTGCTCCAAACCCACAGACTATTCCTCCAAGTATTTACAAGATACGAATAACGACGGGACACTGTGTCACAGCATCCAGTACAGATCCGGAGACAAACGGTACATGTTAGTTGGACCCAGAATGAGTATAGGTTCTACTATTGTCCCGGGCAGCAATGGGAATACTCTAGTGCTATCTGAACACGGAAGAGCTTCTGGAGAGGTAAGAGCTGTTTTAAGAGTTGCTCTTTCAAGCTTTTACAAGTATTATATagtgtctgtttttttttgttctgTCCTACCTTATATCA ATGTGGTAACCAGAACCTAG
- the LOC139572636 gene encoding protocadherin alpha-3-like, producing MGDGRQRRRWEYWWVAVRFSLLLCFGEQVSAQIRYSIPEEVKEGSVVGNVAKDLGLDVSTLVERRFRIVSGSKDALFHVNQNNGVLYVHKNMDREELCGGNGACLMDLKIVVENPLEIHYIGVEITDVNDHSPSFAENDVQLQIAENTLTGARFELQTARDLDIEINAVRVYRLSQNDHFDLEVKDNGEEDKLLFLVLSKPLDREQNCKHELLLTAVDGGNPPKSGLLNVTVIVLDTNDNRPVFNQDIYSVSLKENSPIGTIVTAVNASDADAGLNGAVEYSLGRAVKRKVYDIFQLDSVTGEIKVKGEVDFEENEVYRLNVQASDKGQPPLTVDCRVIIKVVDVNDNKPEIDVTSLSNTIGEDSKPGTVISLVSVTDKDYGINGNVISTITDNVPFELKPSFKDNVFSIVTKGRLDREFVSHYDITITATDCGQPPLSTFKTLSVQISDVNDNSPEFSQNPLELYLVENNAPGRAIFSVSACDKDLNENAAISYHIVREGTQNDMASSLNINSDNGHISALKSFDFETLKTFQFQVVATDSGTPLKSSNVTVNVYILDQNDNAPVILYPVSTNGSAEGVEEIPRNVNAGHLVTKVRAYDADIGYNGWLLFSLQEVTDHSLFALDRYTGQIRTLRSFTETDEAEHKLVILVKDNGNVSLSATATVTINVVEPKEAFAASDVKSSVKDDEEENSVTFYLIITLGSVSAFFLISIVVLIVMQCSKPTDYSSKYLQDVNNDGTLCHSIQYRSGDNRYMLVGPRMSIGSTIVPGSNGNTLVLQEQRSRASGEN from the exons ATGGGAGATGGAAGACAAAGGCGCAGATGGGAGTACTGGTGGGTTGCTGTGCGTTTCTCTCTGCTGCTGTGCTTCGGAGAGCAGGTTTCAGCACAGATAAGGTACTCTATTCCAGAGGAGGTGAAAGAGGGATCTGTTGTTGGAAATGTTGCTAAGGATTTGGGTCTTGACGTCAGTACTTTGGTGGAGAGACGGTTTCGTATTGTTTCTGGATCTAAGGACGCTCTTTTCCACGTAAATCAGAACAATGGCGTCTTGTATGTTCATAAAAATATGGACCGAGAGGAGCTCTGTGGTGGCAATGGCGCTTGCTTGATGGACCTGAAAATCGTTGTTGAAAATCCTCTAGAAATTCACTATATCGGGGTAGAAATAACGGATGTTAATGACCACTCGCCCAGTTTTGCTGAAAACGACGTACAGTTGCAAATAGCTGAGAATACCCTCACGGGGGCACGCTTTGAACTCCAGACAGCGCGTGATTTAGACATTGAAATCAATGCTGTCCGTGTGTACAGGTTGAGCCAGAATGATCATTTTGATTTAGAAGTGAAAGACAATGGGGAGGAGGATAAACTTCTATTTTTAGTTTTAAGTAAGCCACTTGACAGAGAGCAAAATTGCAAGCATGAATTATTGTTGACTGCAGTCGATGGAGGTAATCCACCGAAGTCAGGTTTACTTAATGTAACTGTCATAGTTCTGGACACCAATGATAATCGACCTGTTTTTAATCAAGACATATATTCCGTTTCTTTAAAGGAGAATTCCCCAATTGGCACAATTGTTACCGCTGTTAATGCGTCTGATGCTGATGCCGGTTTAAATGGTGCGGTAGAATACTCTCTGGGAAGAGCAGTGAAACGTAAAGTATATGACATTTTCCAGTTGGACAGCGTTACTGGTGAGATTAAAGTGAAAGGTGAAGTTGACTTTGAGGAAAATGAGGTTTACCGATTAAATGTACAGGCGTCTGATAAAGGTCAGCCTCCTCTGACTGTTGACTGTAGAGTTATTATAAAGGTAGTAGATGTGAATGATAATAAACCAGAGATTGATGTAACATCCCTCTCCAATACAATAGGTGAAGATTCAAAACCAGGAACTGTTATTTCTCTAGTTAGTGTGACAGATAAAGATTATGGGATTAATGGTAATGTCATATCTACAATAACAGACAACGTGCCATTTGAATTAAAACCTTCATTTAAGGACAATGTGTTTTCCATTGTCACAAAGGGACGTTTAGACAGAGAATTCGTgtcccattatgacatcacaataacagcCACTGACTGTGGTCAGCCTCCTCTGTCCACATTCAAAACTCTGAGCGTCCAGATATCAGATGTGAACGATAACAGTCCAGAATTCTCCCAAAACCCCCTTGAGCTGTACTTAGTGGAAAATAACGCCCCTGGCAGAGCAATATTCTCTGTAAGCGCTTGTGATAAAGACTTGAATGAAAATGCTGCGATTTCATATCACATAGTAAGAGAAGGGACACAGAATGATATGGCATCTTCCCTGAATATAAATTCTGATAATGGCCATATCTCCGCACTGAAAAGCTTTGACTTTGAAACTTTAAAAACGTTCCAATTCCAAGTTGTAGCTACAGACTCTGGAACTCCGTTAAAAAGCAGTAACGTCACAGTTAACGTGTATATTCTGGATCAGAACGACAACGCTCCAGTGATCTTATATCCAGTCAGCACTAACGGTTCCGCTGAAGGTGTGGAGGAGATTCCCCGCAATGTGAACGCAGGCCATTTGGTGACTAAAGTGAGAGCCTATGACGCTGATATAGGATATAACGGCTGGTTATTATTTTCACTGCAGGAAGTTACTGACCACAGTCTCTTTGCTTTGGACCGCTATACAGGACAGATAAGGACACTTCGGTCATTCACAGAGACAGACGAGGCTGAGCATAAACTGGTCATACTGGTAAAAGACAATGGGAACGTTTCACTCTCAGCAACAGCTACTGTGACTATCAACGTTGTGGAGCCCAAAGAGGCTTTTGCTGCTTCTGATGTTAAAAGTTCAGTAAAAgatgacgaggaggagaacagcgttacattttatttgatcattACTTTGGGGTCAGTTTCAGCGTTTTTTCTCATCAGTATCGTCGTGTTGATTGTAATGCAGTGCTCCAAACCCACAGACTATTCCTCCAAGTATTTACAAGATGTGAATAACGACGGGACACTGTGCCACAGCATCCAGTACAGATCCGGAGACAATCGGTACATGTTAGTTGGACCCAGAATGAGTATAGGTTCGACCATAGTCCCGGGCAGCAATGGGAATACTCTAGTGTTACAAGAACAGAGGAGCAGAGCTTCTGGAGAG AACTGA
- the LOC139572637 gene encoding protocadherin alpha-3-like, whose protein sequence is MGDGRQRRRWEYCWVAVRFSLLLCVGEQVSAQIRYSIPEEVKEGSIVGNVFKDLGLDVSTLVERRFRIVSGSKDALFQVNQNNGVLYVHKNIDREELCDGNSACLIDLKMVVENPLEIHYVGVEITDVNDNSPSFPEIAKGLDISESTHAGSHFQLPAARDLDSGINSIRLYKLSQNAHFELEVRDRGDEKVPFLVLQKTLDREQKCEHRLLLTAIDGGTPPRSANLNLTVTVLDINDNRPVFSQEVYTVTLEENVSVNTVVIQVQAVDLDEGVNGDVEYTLGRDLNRNVYEAFHLDGVTGKIRVKGKVDFESTEVYRLDVQASDKGQPPMTVSCRVIIKITDVNDNKPDIEVTSLSNLVPEDAKPGTVVSLISVTDKDSGINGKVLCGLSDTVPFELKPSYQDNMYSLVTKQRLDRELVSGYDITITATDCGQPPLSTFKTLSVQISDVNDNSPEFSQTPLQLYLVENNAPGASIFSVSATDKDLNENSAISYHIVRGEGTQNDLASFLNINSDNGDISAQKSFDFETLKTFQFQVVATDSGTPSQSTNVTVNVFILDQNDNAPVILYPVSANGSAEGVEEIPRNVNAGHLVTKVRAYDADIGYNGWLLFSLQEVTDHSLFALDRYTGQIRTLRSFTETDEAENKLVLLVKDNGNVSLSATATVIIKVVEPKEAFAASDVKSSIKDEEENSVTFYLIITLGSVSTLFLISIVVLIVMQCSKPTDFSSKYLQDVNNDGTLCHSIQYRSGDKRYMLVGPRMSIGSTIVPGSNGNTLVLPEHRRRASGEVRTVSKNFNI, encoded by the coding sequence ATGGGAGATGGAAGACAAAGGCGCAGATGGGAGTACTGCTGGGTTGCTGTGCGTTTCTCTCTTCTGCTGTGCGTCGGAGAGCAGGTTTCAGCACAGATAAGGTACTCTATTCCAGAGGAGGTGAAAGAGGGATCCATTGTTGGAAATGTTTTTAAGGATTTGGGTCTTGACGTCAGTACTTTGGTGGAGAGACGGTTTCGTATTGTTTCTGGATCTAAGGACGCTCTTTTCCAGGTAAATCAGAACAATGGCGTCTTGTATGTTCATAAGAATATCGACAGAGAGGAGCTCTGTGATGGTAATAGCGCCTGCTTGattgacctgaaaatggttgttgaAAACCCTCTAGAAATCCATTACGTTGGTGTAGAAATTACCGATGTGAATGATAATTCTCCCAGTTTCCCAGAGATAGCAAAAGGGCTGGACATTTCGGAGAGCACACACGCTGGATCGCATTTCCAACTGCCAGCTGCGCGTGATCTTGACTCTGGGATTAATTCCATTCGCTTGTACAAGTTAAGTCAAAACGCTCATTTTGAACTGGAAGTTAGAGATAGAGGTGATGAAAAGGTACCCTTTTTAGTTCTACAGAAAACGCTGGATAGAGAGCAGAAATGTGAGCACAGATTATTACTGACAGCAATCGATGGAGGGACTCCGCCGAGATCAGCCAATCTTAATTTGACGGTCACAGTGCTAGACATAAACGACAACCGACCTGTATTTAGTCAGGAGGTGTACACTGTAACACTGGAGGAAAATGTATCCGTCAACACTGTTGTGATACAAGTACAAGCTGTTGACTTGGACGAGGGTGTCAATGGTGATGTTGAATATACTCTCGGCAGAGATCTTAATCGTAACGTTTACGAGGCGTTTCATTTAGACGGTGTCACTGGAAAAATTCGAGTCAAAGGAAAGGTCGACTTTGAATCGACAGAAGTGTATAGACTTGACGTGCAGGCTTCGGATAAAGGACAGCCTCCCATGACTGTGAGCTGTAGAGTTATCATTAAGATAACAGATGTAAATGACAACAAACCAGATATAGAGGTGACATCCCTCTCTAATTTAGTTCCGGAAGATGCAAAACCTGGAACTGTTGTTTCTCTTATTAGTGTTACAGATAAGGACTCGGGTATAAATGGAAAGGTGTTGTGTGGTCTGTCGGATACTGTACCGTTTGAGTTAAAACCCTCATACCAAGATAATATGTATTCTTTAGTGACCAAGCAGCGTTTAGATCGAGAGCTAGTGTCTGgttatgacatcacaataacagcCACTGACTGTGGTCAGCCTCCTCTGTCCACATTCAAAACTCTGAGCGTCCAGATATCAGATGTGAACGATAACAGTCCAGAATTCTCCCAAACCCCTCTTCAGCTGTACTTAGTGGAAAATAACGCCCCTGGTGCATCGATATTCTCTGTGAGCGCCACTGATAAAGACTTGAATGAAAATTCTGCGATTTCATATCACATAGTTAGAGGAGAAGGGACACAGAATGATTTGGCATCTTTTCTGAATATCAATTCTGATAATGGAGATATTTCCGCGCAAAAAAGCTTTGACTTTGAAACTTTAAAAACGTTCCAATTCCAAGTTGTAGCAACAGACTCTGGAACTCCATCACAAAGCACCAACGTCACAGTGAACGTGTTCATTCTGGATCAGAACGACAACGCTCCAGTGATCTTGTATCCAGTCAGCGCTAACGGTTCTGCTGAAGGTGTGGAGGAGATTCCCCGCAATGTGAACGCAGGCCATTTGGTGACTAAAGTGAGAGCCTATGACGCTGATATAGGATATAACGGCTGGTTATTATTTTCACTGCAGGAAGTTACTGACCACAGTCTCTTTGCTTTGGACCGCTATACAGGACAGATAAGGACACTACGGTCATTCACAGAGACAGACGAGGCTGAGAATAAACTGGTCCTACTTGTAAAAGACAATGGGAACGTTTCACTGTCAGCAACAGCTACTGTGATTATCAAGGTTGTGGAGCCCAAAGAGGCTTTTGCAGCTTCTGATGTTAAAAGTTCAATTAAAGACGAAGAGGAGAACAGcgttacattttatttgatcattACTTTGGGGTCAGTTTCAACGCTTTTTCTCATCAGTATCGTCGTGTTGATTGTAATGCAGTGCTCCAAACCCACAGACTTTTCCTCCAAGTATTTACAAGATGTGAATAACGACGGGACACTGTGCCACAGCATCCAGTACAGATCCGGAGACAAACGGTACATGTTAGTTGGACCCAGAATGAGTATAGGTTCTACTATTGTCCCGGGCAGCAATGGAAATACTCTAGTGCTACCTGAACACAGGAGGAGAGCTTCTGGAGAGGTAAGAACTGTTTCTAAGAATTTCAACATTTGA